One Owenweeksia hongkongensis DSM 17368 genomic region harbors:
- a CDS encoding PLP-dependent aminotransferase family protein, with amino-acid sequence MQDNTVRNYISDVLKNMPSDWLNLTTHRLDIYDEKLAKTQFLDQFEDLYNAGNFAASGLAALPTAYDYIRLGHPLSSVLEWTIAQLNNLKSESVISYDSQTVPVLAVLRKNLFEKKSTLVAYTDELPAGFDAEVIREVYGYTFELSKVESVDDVPSFDGSTVFISHQTQIGKLAPMNIGLDFYLDLYPNLGSVLIVNGQQNESYVSEIQHVRRRETIAMTPANCLAALKSLVAQAPAEPFISDVEGNKASVVKSINTITGTTTKALVASSGLSIQYAIMMGLVDDAQQNHKGKAIKFIVPPNCYGGTNDQARRVAACLDNVEVLDLAVDGDNDMVQSIEYVLEKVAQEDAIPYIIAEIPTNPRVEVPNLEDLRTALSKERKTPSGETAIDPVFILDQTFCPNYLFLGEGKILSEVRAISYASGSKFPSGGLCTAGYCVGNTKTVSLMEKIEKHLALCDNEATPLQYEILAKQMPSMNQRIVDAYKNTREFVNFIHEVLPAAKINFVSEELAEQGFTPSVFSLDLPTKGNTVEEKEAYKRALNLKLINLMITEIPKESKFCVSYGQLKGCYWTIPATSTQGTTKEGDKDYIVRASLSGNMDLEKHKEVFREFVRSI; translated from the coding sequence ATGCAAGACAATACCGTGCGAAATTATATTAGTGATGTACTGAAAAACATGCCTTCTGACTGGCTGAATCTCACCACACATCGACTGGATATTTATGATGAGAAGTTGGCCAAAACCCAGTTTTTGGATCAATTTGAAGATTTGTACAATGCAGGCAATTTTGCTGCTAGTGGCTTGGCGGCATTACCCACGGCTTACGATTATATCCGTTTGGGTCATCCTTTATCTTCTGTGCTCGAATGGACCATCGCCCAGTTGAATAATTTGAAATCGGAAAGTGTAATTAGCTATGATTCTCAAACGGTGCCAGTTTTGGCTGTTTTGCGAAAAAATCTATTTGAAAAGAAAAGCACTTTAGTAGCTTACACTGATGAGCTTCCTGCGGGTTTTGATGCCGAAGTTATTCGCGAGGTTTACGGCTATACATTTGAGCTAAGCAAAGTGGAAAGTGTAGATGACGTTCCTTCATTTGATGGAAGTACGGTTTTCATTTCTCATCAAACTCAAATAGGCAAGCTTGCCCCGATGAATATCGGGCTTGACTTTTACCTTGATCTTTATCCAAATCTTGGAAGTGTGCTAATTGTAAACGGTCAGCAGAATGAAAGCTACGTTTCAGAAATTCAGCATGTAAGAAGAAGAGAGACGATTGCTATGACACCCGCCAATTGCCTTGCTGCTTTAAAATCTTTGGTGGCACAAGCTCCAGCGGAGCCATTCATTAGTGATGTGGAAGGTAATAAGGCCAGCGTAGTAAAATCGATAAATACAATTACCGGAACCACTACCAAAGCATTGGTTGCTTCCAGTGGTTTGTCCATTCAGTATGCCATTATGATGGGCTTGGTGGATGATGCTCAGCAAAACCATAAAGGAAAGGCCATCAAGTTTATTGTTCCTCCAAACTGCTATGGCGGAACCAATGACCAGGCCAGACGAGTAGCAGCTTGCCTAGATAATGTTGAGGTTTTGGATTTGGCGGTAGATGGCGATAATGACATGGTGCAAAGCATTGAGTATGTTTTGGAGAAAGTGGCTCAAGAGGATGCCATCCCATACATCATTGCTGAAATCCCCACGAACCCAAGAGTGGAGGTTCCAAACCTGGAAGATTTGAGAACGGCTCTGTCCAAAGAGCGCAAAACTCCTTCGGGCGAAACGGCCATCGATCCGGTGTTTATTTTAGATCAAACTTTCTGTCCTAATTACCTTTTCCTGGGAGAAGGAAAAATTCTGTCGGAAGTAAGAGCAATCTCCTACGCCAGCGGTTCTAAATTCCCGAGTGGTGGACTGTGTACAGCCGGATATTGTGTAGGAAATACCAAGACGGTTTCCTTAATGGAAAAAATAGAGAAGCACCTTGCTCTTTGCGATAATGAAGCTACTCCGCTTCAATATGAAATATTGGCTAAGCAAATGCCTTCAATGAATCAGCGAATTGTAGATGCATACAAGAATACACGTGAGTTTGTAAACTTCATTCACGAAGTTTTACCCGCTGCGAAAATCAATTTTGTTTCCGAAGAATTGGCTGAGCAAGGATTTACACCTTCTGTATTTTCACTAGACCTTCCTACTAAAGGAAATACTGTTGAAGAAAAGGAAGCCTACAAAAGAGCACTAAACTTGAAGCTTATAAACTTGATGATTACCGAAATCCCGAAGGAGAGCAAGTTTTGCGTAAGCTATGGTCAGCTAAAAGGCTGTTACTGGACAATACCGGCAACTTCTACTCAAGGCACCACCAAGGAGGGCGACAAGGATTATATCGTTCGTGCGTCACTTTCGGGAAACATGGATTTGGAGAAACACAAAGAGGTGTTTAGGGAATTTGTGAGGAGTATCTAG
- a CDS encoding response regulator transcription factor yields MNNSDFTLLLVDDEPDILEFVSYNLKKEGFNVLTAPNGEAGLKLAKKEKPQLILLDVMMPGMDGIETCDQIRKVPDLENSLIAFLTARGEDYSQVAGFDAGADDYITKPIKPKVLVSRIKALLRRYGQSSTSTSLLEFGDLSIDLDKYQVNYKEQKLDLPRKEFELLTLLTSRPGKVFHRDEILDKIWGNEVVVGGRTIDVHIRKLREKIGEKYIKTVKGVGYKFQS; encoded by the coding sequence ATGAACAACAGCGACTTCACCCTACTACTAGTAGATGATGAACCAGATATTCTGGAATTTGTAAGCTATAACCTTAAGAAGGAAGGCTTTAACGTACTTACCGCTCCTAATGGAGAGGCTGGACTAAAATTGGCTAAAAAGGAAAAGCCACAACTTATACTATTAGATGTGATGATGCCTGGTATGGATGGTATCGAAACTTGTGATCAAATTCGCAAGGTGCCGGATTTAGAAAACTCTCTTATTGCATTTCTTACCGCCCGAGGTGAAGATTACAGCCAAGTAGCAGGTTTTGATGCAGGCGCTGATGATTACATTACAAAACCTATCAAACCAAAAGTATTGGTGAGCCGCATCAAGGCATTGCTTCGCAGGTACGGACAGTCTTCTACCAGTACATCGCTTTTAGAGTTTGGCGACCTAAGTATAGATCTGGATAAGTATCAGGTAAATTATAAGGAGCAAAAACTTGACCTTCCCCGTAAGGAATTTGAATTACTTACCTTGCTCACTTCGCGCCCTGGCAAAGTGTTTCATCGCGATGAGATACTTGACAAAATTTGGGGCAACGAAGTAGTAGTAGGCGGACGTACGATTGATGTACACATCCGTAAGCTACGCGAAAAGATTGGTGAGAAATACATTAAAACTGTAAAAGGAGTAGGCTACAAGTTTCAATCTTAA
- a CDS encoding glycosyltransferase family protein, producing the protein MKNKPTILYGILNWGLGHVTRSIPIIHKLLEHGFEVVICSDGLALDFLKKEFPDLATETLRGYNVKYRKGMGQIWGLTGQLPKIYTAMKAEHRAVKKLVEKYEATAVISDNRLEFYHKDLPSVYITHQLKIIMPLNTDFASALHHRFIRKFDVCWVPDFEGEGISGAIGHELKPKIPVEYIGSCSRFTEAIPTTVEKEYRIAAILSGPEPQRTLLETKLLKELSKLEGQHLMIRGTDRPIKAEVPENVKVEDLVAADGIYDAISKAETTISRSGYSSLMDYYALKNHALLIPTPGQPEQEYLARFQLHKGRFAYVGQDYINLPEDLEKAEMYQGFNDIESKETDWGRLFSFLRTGE; encoded by the coding sequence ATGAAAAACAAACCCACCATTCTTTACGGCATCCTCAATTGGGGGCTAGGCCACGTCACGCGTTCCATTCCAATTATCCACAAACTTTTGGAGCATGGTTTTGAGGTGGTTATTTGTTCCGATGGCTTGGCTTTAGATTTTCTAAAAAAGGAATTCCCGGACTTAGCCACAGAAACGCTTCGAGGCTACAATGTAAAGTACCGAAAAGGCATGGGGCAGATTTGGGGGCTTACTGGTCAGCTGCCTAAAATATATACCGCTATGAAGGCGGAGCACCGAGCAGTGAAAAAGCTGGTGGAGAAGTACGAGGCCACAGCAGTGATTTCGGATAACCGTCTGGAGTTTTACCACAAAGATTTGCCTTCCGTTTATATCACTCATCAGCTGAAAATCATCATGCCGCTGAACACGGACTTTGCTTCAGCGCTGCATCACCGATTTATTAGGAAGTTTGATGTATGCTGGGTTCCCGATTTTGAAGGGGAAGGAATTTCTGGCGCTATTGGCCATGAGCTGAAACCCAAAATTCCGGTAGAATATATTGGATCATGTTCTCGGTTTACGGAAGCCATTCCCACGACAGTGGAGAAAGAATATAGAATAGCCGCCATACTAAGCGGCCCTGAGCCACAGCGCACTTTGCTAGAAACTAAATTGCTAAAAGAACTTAGCAAACTGGAAGGCCAACACTTAATGATAAGAGGAACAGACAGACCGATAAAGGCGGAGGTTCCAGAAAATGTAAAAGTGGAGGATTTGGTGGCAGCCGATGGAATTTATGATGCAATTTCAAAAGCGGAAACAACAATCAGCCGCTCGGGCTATTCTTCGTTGATGGATTATTATGCTTTGAAAAATCATGCTTTGCTGATTCCAACTCCTGGGCAACCGGAACAGGAATATTTGGCGAGATTTCAGTTACACAAAGGGCGCTTTGCCTACGTAGGGCAAGATTACATAAACTTACCTGAGGACTTGGAGAAAGCTGAAATGTACCAGGGCTTCAATGATATTGAATCGAAAGAAACCGATTGGGGAAGGTTATTTTCCTTTTTAAGGACTGGCGAATAG
- a CDS encoding TonB-dependent receptor, producing MNHTIKTLVIMLALAMPLVSFSQKGIIRGQVIDGETGEPLFSANAVLKGTMTGATTDFDGKFELSAEEGTYNLEVTFIGMASVNITDLKVKSGDVTVVEAIALKPASNELGEVVITAEVARNTQAAMMTLKKKSTNVIDGISAGELKKTGDSDAGDAAKRVTGVSVEGGKYVYVRGIGDRYTKTMLNGVDVPGLDPDRNAIQIDIFPTNLIDNMTILKSGLAELPADFTGGLVDIVTKDFPDRPVFDVSVGLGYNPAMHFNSDYITYDGGKTDFLGFDDGTRALPEGADDNPIPSPFSRSTYSDQEINDFIGSFNPTLGAMKQRSFMDYDLGVSAGNQKMLENGNKLGYIFSLTYKNSTDYYDEVEYGEYVLPTQGNDNPEMLYTNKRNGSKGSNNVLLGGIAGLAYKTQNAKYQFTVMHLQNGETEAAQMHVDNSENGNATGQSGYQAYQNSLVYSERALTNVLLSGEHHLKDDKWEVNWRISPTLSRMDEPDLRKTSFSINRGDSTFEAGQGGNPRRSWRDLSEINTVAQLNLIRKHKMFDRDAKLKFGGSYVYKNRSYEILTFDLQSYLNWPEFTGDPNAVLTPENIYPNGSQMWYNPSQEEVNANEYTSTAHNTAFYVSEEVSLSMRLKAILGLRAEYFVQYHTGRDQAGANGAQGGNVLDNEKVLDALDLFPSANLIFAKDENENIRFSYFRSIARPSFKELSFAQIQDPITDRIFNGGFYEYTDGGTGEVLWNGDLTETRINNFDLRWEMFMKPGEVFSISGFAKFFDNAIELVRIPTAQTTSEFQPRNVGNGQLFGAEIEFRKNLGFISPVFDKYSFSGNFTYAYSQIDMSNVEEEGRKAYAREGQEITGKRPMAGQAPYIVNAGLSYDNLDKKFNAGVFYNVKGRTLEVVGGRVFPDVYTEMFHSLNFTARKAFGKDSRSAVTFKVKNILNDVQESFYVGYEAQDQIFSRLSPGVQFSLGYTYKFK from the coding sequence ATGAATCACACAATTAAAACATTAGTTATTATGCTGGCCCTGGCTATGCCATTGGTTAGTTTTTCACAAAAAGGTATCATTCGAGGTCAGGTAATTGACGGAGAAACCGGTGAACCTTTATTTAGTGCAAACGCTGTACTGAAGGGTACCATGACAGGTGCCACCACCGATTTTGATGGTAAGTTTGAACTATCAGCAGAAGAGGGTACTTACAATCTTGAAGTTACATTTATAGGAATGGCCAGTGTAAACATCACGGACTTAAAAGTAAAGTCAGGAGATGTAACCGTAGTAGAGGCAATCGCTCTAAAGCCTGCTTCTAATGAGCTTGGCGAAGTGGTTATTACAGCCGAAGTGGCAAGAAACACTCAGGCTGCTATGATGACTTTAAAGAAAAAATCAACCAACGTAATAGATGGAATATCTGCCGGAGAGCTTAAGAAAACGGGTGACTCTGATGCGGGAGATGCTGCAAAACGTGTAACCGGAGTTTCAGTAGAGGGCGGCAAATATGTATATGTACGAGGCATAGGAGATCGTTATACCAAAACTATGCTGAATGGTGTGGATGTTCCAGGGCTTGATCCTGATAGAAACGCTATTCAAATTGATATTTTTCCAACTAATCTTATTGATAATATGACTATCCTAAAGTCAGGATTGGCTGAATTGCCAGCTGACTTTACAGGTGGTTTGGTAGATATTGTTACCAAGGATTTTCCGGATAGACCTGTGTTTGATGTTTCAGTAGGTTTGGGTTATAACCCGGCAATGCACTTCAATAGCGACTATATAACTTATGATGGTGGTAAAACAGATTTCTTAGGTTTTGATGATGGTACGCGCGCACTTCCTGAAGGAGCCGATGATAATCCAATACCATCTCCATTTAGCAGAAGCACTTATAGCGATCAGGAAATAAACGATTTCATCGGAAGTTTTAATCCCACTTTGGGAGCTATGAAGCAACGTAGCTTTATGGATTATGATCTTGGTGTTTCAGCGGGAAATCAGAAAATGCTGGAAAATGGAAATAAGCTAGGTTATATTTTTTCACTTACCTACAAGAATTCTACAGATTATTATGATGAGGTAGAGTATGGTGAATATGTGCTTCCTACTCAGGGGAATGATAATCCTGAGATGCTTTACACAAATAAAAGAAATGGCTCTAAGGGATCTAATAATGTACTTCTTGGAGGAATAGCGGGACTGGCTTATAAAACGCAAAACGCAAAGTACCAGTTTACTGTAATGCATTTGCAGAATGGCGAAACTGAGGCCGCGCAAATGCATGTGGACAATAGTGAAAACGGAAATGCTACCGGTCAGTCGGGGTATCAGGCATATCAGAATAGCTTGGTATACTCTGAGCGAGCGCTAACAAACGTGCTGCTTAGTGGAGAGCATCATCTTAAAGATGACAAATGGGAAGTAAACTGGAGAATATCTCCAACTCTATCTCGAATGGATGAGCCAGATTTGAGAAAAACATCCTTCTCTATAAATCGTGGAGATTCTACATTTGAAGCAGGACAAGGAGGAAACCCAAGACGCAGCTGGAGAGATTTGAGTGAAATCAACACTGTAGCTCAACTGAACCTGATTCGTAAGCATAAAATGTTCGACCGTGATGCTAAACTAAAATTTGGAGGTAGCTATGTTTACAAAAACAGGAGTTATGAAATTTTGACGTTCGATTTGCAATCATATCTTAACTGGCCTGAGTTTACAGGAGATCCAAATGCAGTATTAACACCGGAGAATATTTACCCTAATGGTTCTCAAATGTGGTATAACCCAAGTCAGGAAGAGGTAAATGCCAATGAATATACTTCTACGGCTCACAATACAGCTTTTTATGTTTCTGAAGAGGTAAGCCTTTCTATGAGATTGAAGGCGATTTTAGGGTTACGAGCAGAGTACTTTGTACAATACCATACAGGTAGAGATCAAGCTGGTGCTAATGGTGCTCAAGGTGGAAATGTATTGGATAATGAAAAAGTACTTGATGCCCTTGATTTATTTCCTTCTGCTAATTTGATTTTTGCCAAGGATGAAAATGAAAACATTCGTTTTTCATACTTCCGCTCTATTGCTCGCCCATCATTTAAGGAACTTTCGTTTGCTCAAATTCAAGATCCTATTACAGATCGAATTTTTAACGGAGGGTTTTATGAATATACTGACGGAGGAACAGGTGAGGTACTTTGGAATGGAGACTTAACAGAAACAAGAATCAATAATTTTGATTTGCGCTGGGAGATGTTTATGAAACCTGGTGAGGTTTTCTCGATAAGCGGTTTTGCCAAATTTTTTGATAACGCTATTGAGCTCGTTCGAATTCCTACCGCGCAAACTACTTCAGAATTTCAGCCGCGTAATGTTGGGAATGGACAGCTTTTTGGAGCCGAGATTGAGTTTAGAAAGAACTTAGGCTTCATTAGTCCAGTATTTGATAAATATTCATTTAGTGGAAACTTTACATATGCTTACTCGCAAATAGATATGAGTAACGTAGAAGAAGAGGGACGAAAAGCATACGCAAGAGAAGGGCAGGAAATAACAGGAAAAAGGCCAATGGCTGGTCAAGCGCCTTATATAGTAAATGCGGGTCTATCTTATGACAATCTTGATAAGAAATTTAACGCAGGTGTATTTTATAATGTAAAAGGTAGAACACTTGAAGTAGTGGGTGGTAGAGTATTCCCGGATGTATATACAGAAATGTTCCACTCGCTTAATTTCACCGCCCGAAAGGCATTTGGTAAAGATAGCCGCTCGGCAGTGACCTTTAAGGTAAAAAACATTTTAAATGATGTTCAGGAAAGTTTCTATGTAGGTTACGAGGCTCAGGATCAAATCTTCAGTCGATTGAGCCCTGGAGTTCAATTCTCATTAGGTTATACGTATAAATTCAAGTAA
- the gdhA gene encoding NADP-specific glutamate dehydrogenase, which yields MSQNFQSQIDAFMEGVKAKNSHEPEFLQAVEEVAETVIPYISNHPKYSEAKILERMVEPERTIMFRVAWTDDNGKVQVNRGYRVEFNSAIGPYKGGLRFHPSVNLSILKFLGFEQVFKNSLTTLPMGGGKGGSDFDPKGKSDNEVMRFCQSFMTELQRHIGPDTDVPAGDIGVGGREIGYMFGQYKRIRNEFTGVLTGKGRNWGGSLIRPEATGYGTVYFAAEMLETKGDSFAGKTVVVSGSGNVAQFAIQKATQLGGKVVTASDSSGYIYDENGIHADKLEFLMDLKNNRRGRIKEYADKYGCEFHEGKTPWGTKCDIALPCATQNELHGDDAKVLLSNGAMCVAEGANMPCTPEAVEAFKEAKILFAPGKASNAGGVATSGLEMSQNSLRYSWTAEEVDSKLHAIMKDIHEAARKYGTQEDGFVDYVVGANIAGFVKVADSMLDQGVV from the coding sequence ATGTCACAAAATTTTCAATCTCAGATTGACGCCTTTATGGAAGGCGTTAAAGCCAAGAATTCTCATGAGCCTGAATTTCTTCAGGCAGTAGAAGAAGTGGCGGAAACTGTAATTCCTTACATTTCTAATCACCCAAAATATAGCGAGGCTAAAATCCTTGAGCGTATGGTGGAGCCTGAGCGCACTATCATGTTTCGCGTAGCTTGGACTGATGACAATGGAAAGGTTCAGGTAAACCGTGGATACCGTGTAGAATTTAATTCAGCTATCGGACCATATAAAGGTGGACTTCGTTTTCACCCAAGTGTAAACCTTTCAATTCTTAAGTTTTTAGGATTTGAGCAGGTATTTAAGAACTCACTAACTACCCTTCCTATGGGCGGTGGTAAAGGTGGTTCTGACTTTGACCCTAAGGGAAAATCAGACAATGAAGTAATGCGTTTTTGCCAGTCATTTATGACTGAGCTACAGCGTCACATTGGCCCTGATACTGATGTGCCAGCTGGTGATATTGGTGTAGGTGGTCGTGAAATTGGTTATATGTTTGGCCAATACAAGCGTATTCGCAATGAATTTACAGGTGTACTTACCGGTAAAGGCAGAAACTGGGGCGGTTCTTTGATCCGTCCTGAAGCTACTGGTTACGGTACTGTATATTTTGCTGCTGAAATGCTTGAAACCAAAGGAGATTCATTTGCAGGTAAAACTGTAGTTGTTTCTGGTTCTGGAAACGTTGCTCAGTTTGCTATCCAAAAAGCTACTCAGCTTGGAGGTAAAGTTGTTACTGCTTCTGACTCTTCAGGTTACATTTATGATGAAAACGGTATTCACGCTGACAAACTTGAGTTCCTTATGGATCTTAAGAATAACCGCAGAGGCCGTATCAAAGAATATGCAGATAAATATGGTTGCGAATTCCACGAAGGAAAAACTCCATGGGGAACCAAGTGTGATATCGCTTTGCCATGTGCTACCCAAAACGAACTTCATGGTGATGATGCCAAAGTATTGTTGTCAAACGGAGCTATGTGCGTAGCTGAAGGTGCTAACATGCCTTGTACTCCAGAAGCTGTAGAAGCTTTTAAAGAAGCTAAAATTCTATTTGCTCCAGGAAAAGCGTCTAACGCTGGTGGTGTAGCTACTTCAGGTTTGGAAATGTCGCAAAACTCTTTACGTTATTCTTGGACAGCTGAAGAAGTAGACAGTAAGCTTCACGCTATTATGAAAGACATCCACGAAGCTGCCCGTAAATACGGTACTCAGGAAGATGGATTTGTTGACTACGTAGTAGGAGCTAACATTGCCGGTTTCGTAAAAGTTGCAGATTCTATGCTAGATCAAGGAGTGGTTTAA
- a CDS encoding sensor histidine kinase: MRFDKPNILALSLAGIIAALIWALTSSVLYVSTENAYLLEVGMVSIAMFIACYLIIRYSVEEFIYNKVKIIYKNIHNLKIGNDEDEDEVVRSSDLDMVTREVSEWAEQRDIEIEALQVREAFRREFIGNVSHELKTPIFNIQGYLLTLLDGALDDPEINRRYLKRASKSVDRMIYIIDDLETISKLESNMIQLAYSNFNIVGLVKEVFEMLEDKARERKIKLVFKKEYDKPIKVYGDRQKVEQVLINLITNAIKYGNDKGKVEVRFYDMDKQILTEVSDDGVGIPQEDLARIFERFYRVDKSRSREAGGTGLGLSIVKHIIEAHKQTINARSSEKAGSTFSFTLQKGK, encoded by the coding sequence ATGCGATTTGACAAGCCCAACATTTTGGCGCTTTCATTGGCCGGTATTATTGCCGCGCTTATATGGGCGCTCACTTCTTCGGTACTTTATGTAAGTACCGAAAATGCATACCTATTAGAAGTGGGCATGGTTTCTATTGCCATGTTTATTGCTTGCTATCTCATCATTCGATATTCTGTGGAGGAGTTCATTTACAATAAAGTAAAGATCATCTACAAAAATATTCATAACCTGAAAATAGGGAATGATGAAGACGAAGATGAAGTAGTGCGCAGTAGTGACCTTGATATGGTTACACGTGAAGTATCAGAATGGGCAGAGCAACGCGATATAGAAATTGAAGCTCTACAAGTACGTGAAGCCTTTAGACGTGAGTTTATTGGCAATGTTTCTCACGAACTGAAAACGCCAATTTTTAATATTCAAGGTTATCTACTTACTCTTTTGGATGGTGCTTTGGATGATCCTGAAATTAACAGAAGATACCTGAAAAGGGCCAGTAAATCTGTAGATCGCATGATTTACATTATTGACGATTTGGAAACTATCAGTAAGCTGGAGTCCAATATGATTCAGCTGGCCTATTCCAATTTCAATATTGTTGGTCTTGTAAAAGAAGTATTTGAAATGCTTGAGGACAAGGCCAGGGAGCGAAAGATAAAATTGGTCTTTAAGAAGGAATACGACAAACCTATAAAGGTCTATGGTGACCGTCAAAAAGTAGAACAAGTACTCATCAACCTTATCACCAATGCCATTAAATATGGTAATGACAAGGGAAAAGTAGAAGTTCGCTTTTATGATATGGATAAGCAAATACTTACCGAAGTGAGCGATGATGGCGTGGGTATTCCGCAAGAAGATTTAGCAAGAATCTTTGAGAGATTTTACCGTGTAGACAAAAGCCGTTCGCGTGAAGCAGGCGGCACAGGGCTTGGGCTTTCTATTGTGAAACACATTATAGAAGCGCACAAGCAAACTATCAATGCCCGCAGTAGCGAAAAAGCTGGCTCAACTTTCTCCTTTACTCTTCAAAAAGGAAAATAA
- a CDS encoding type II toxin-antitoxin system Phd/YefM family antitoxin — protein MKVINYTELRLNLKRWLDLVVDDFEELIIKRKDNRDLVLISLEEYRSLKETQYLMSGKNRDHLMESLEQAKKGDTVQKGLIEE, from the coding sequence ATGAAAGTTATAAACTACACAGAATTAAGGCTTAACCTGAAACGCTGGCTTGACTTGGTTGTTGATGATTTTGAAGAATTAATCATCAAACGCAAAGACAACAGAGATCTAGTATTAATATCTCTTGAGGAATATCGCTCGCTAAAAGAAACCCAGTATTTAATGTCCGGCAAAAACCGCGATCACTTGATGGAATCTCTTGAACAAGCCAAAAAAGGAGATACGGTACAAAAAGGTCTCATTGAAGAATGA
- a CDS encoding Txe/YoeB family addiction module toxin — protein MRITWTAACWDDYLYWHKTDKKKIKRIHELVKSCQRTPFEGIGNPEPLKHDLQGFWSRRIDTEHRLIYSHQENELLIISCRYHYQ, from the coding sequence ATGAGAATCACTTGGACAGCTGCGTGCTGGGATGATTATCTATATTGGCACAAGACCGATAAAAAGAAAATCAAGCGGATTCACGAATTGGTAAAAAGTTGCCAGCGCACACCTTTTGAAGGAATAGGAAATCCGGAACCGCTAAAACACGATTTGCAAGGGTTTTGGTCTCGTAGAATTGACACTGAACATCGTTTGATTTACAGCCACCAGGAAAATGAACTTTTGATTATCTCCTGCCGATATCACTATCAATAG
- a CDS encoding T9SS type A sorting domain-containing protein — MKTISTLILCGISLLAFSQSTDQKVVASSGGHYSNGNNQLSFTIGEPVISTASNSGVTLTQGFHQTKLQVISLEEFSNDPLISVFPNPVVESLNITTEKLTESGWLSLYTVNGKLLLQQKLVPGESQTIDMTSYSDGSYYLRFMAGETIKQTFSIIKSH; from the coding sequence ATGAAAACAATTTCTACCCTTATTTTATGTGGGATAAGCTTGTTGGCTTTTTCCCAAAGCACTGATCAAAAAGTGGTTGCGAGCTCAGGTGGCCATTACTCTAATGGAAATAACCAGCTAAGTTTTACCATTGGCGAACCTGTAATAAGCACCGCCAGCAATTCTGGAGTTACCCTTACCCAAGGGTTTCATCAAACCAAATTGCAGGTTATCTCGCTAGAAGAATTTAGTAATGATCCACTCATCTCGGTATTTCCCAATCCAGTAGTAGAATCGTTGAATATCACTACCGAAAAGTTAACCGAAAGTGGTTGGTTATCACTTTACACAGTAAATGGAAAATTGCTTTTACAGCAAAAATTAGTTCCGGGCGAAAGCCAAACTATAGATATGACCTCGTATTCGGATGGCTCCTATTACCTGCGATTTATGGCAGGAGAAACTATCAAACAAACCTTTTCAATCATTAAAAGCCACTAA
- the trmB gene encoding tRNA (guanosine(46)-N7)-methyltransferase TrmB, giving the protein MARKKLARFKENESFRHVIEPARDDVVQNLEWRGKWNEFFGNDNPIVLELGCGKGEYTVAMAKNDPDKNFIGVDIKGSRIWYGATEIQENNLKNGAFLRTQIELLEYCFAENEVSEIWITFPDPQIKYKRVKHRLTNPDFLKRYAKILKQDGLMHLKTDSEFLHGYTHGILQALDLPVHRAFHDIDLQIYDKNNILHSVRTHYEGLFREKGKAITYIQFGVHG; this is encoded by the coding sequence ATGGCAAGAAAAAAATTAGCTCGCTTTAAAGAGAATGAAAGTTTCAGGCATGTGATAGAGCCTGCCCGCGACGATGTAGTTCAGAATTTGGAATGGCGAGGAAAGTGGAATGAGTTTTTTGGAAACGATAATCCTATCGTTTTAGAATTGGGTTGTGGAAAGGGTGAATACACCGTAGCTATGGCCAAAAATGATCCCGACAAAAACTTTATTGGTGTAGATATTAAAGGCTCACGAATTTGGTACGGAGCCACTGAAATTCAGGAAAACAACCTGAAGAACGGTGCTTTTCTTCGTACACAAATAGAACTGCTGGAATACTGCTTTGCTGAAAATGAGGTTTCCGAAATATGGATCACTTTCCCTGATCCTCAGATAAAATATAAGCGCGTAAAGCACCGCCTTACCAATCCAGACTTTTTGAAGCGTTATGCTAAAATCCTGAAACAGGATGGTTTGATGCACCTGAAAACCGACAGTGAGTTTTTACACGGATACACACATGGTATTTTACAAGCTTTAGATTTGCCCGTTCACCGCGCTTTCCATGATATAGACCTTCAGATTTACGACAAGAACAACATACTGCACAGCGTACGCACCCATTACGAAGGCCTTTTCCGCGAAAAAGGAAAAGCCATCACCTACATCCAATTTGGCGTACATGGCTGA